The proteins below are encoded in one region of Apostichopus japonicus isolate 1M-3 chromosome 4, ASM3797524v1, whole genome shotgun sequence:
- the LOC139966927 gene encoding phosphatidylcholine transfer protein-like: MFAEKEFEEACASLQKPDFHGFEIFVDIGDVTIYRQYREASGLYEYKVIGTLEGVAPEICAKVYVDLKYRKKWDSYVKELKEVDEGLKRGIYWEVNFPFPMSNRDYIFTRESKEFDVNGKHIWVILGRSENFESIPEKKGIIRVDDFIQSLAITADGDCSTRAYMHYYDNPKGMIPTWMINWAAKTGVPSFLNSMKKACKGYETYIQDQ; encoded by the exons ATGTTTGCTGAAAAAGAATTCGAAGAGGCCTGTGCCAGCCTACAAAAGCCAGATTTCCATGGTTTTGAGATTTTCGTGGACATCGGAGATGTAACAATTTACCGACAATACAGAGAG GCTTCTGGTTTGTACGAGTACAAAGTAATTGGTACTTTGGAAGGGGTTGCTCCAGAAATCTGTGCTAAAGTGTATGTGGATCTGAAGTACCGGAAGAAATGGGACAGTTATGTTAAAG AACTGAAAGAAGTGGATGAAGGACTGAAGAGAGGCATCTACTGGGAAGTTAATTTTCCATTTCCAATGTCAAATAGAGAT TATATATTTACCAGGGAATCAAAAGAATTTGATGTAAATGGAAAACATATATGGGTTATTCTTGGTCGTAGTGAAAACTTTGAATCCATTCCTGAGAAGAAAGGTATTATACGAGTTGATGATTTCATACAGAGCTTAGCAATAACAGCTGATGGTGATTGCAGTACCAGAG CTTATATGCATTACTATGACAACCCAAAGGGTATGATACCAACATGGATGATCAATTGGGCTGCCAAA ACTGGGGTTCCATCATTTCTAAACAGCATGAAAAAGGCCTGCAAAGGATATGAAACCTATATACAAGACCAATAG
- the LOC139966030 gene encoding somatostatin receptor type 4-like: MVNDTEPILASEMTDVYWGPTPTSKEGVIPALHRFSTQSLVEITVLTFVVMFGTVGNTLVILVYSQKKQRQSSASLYMLNLAIADLITVILVVGAQISEYTPQTWPYLWRIDLQCILHRFGRFLVTDVTVYIMVAISVDRFIAVVQPLKYKTKCTAQRTKYLLMFIWLVCCGLAFPAAFKFTTKYMHSAGPNADTSGDACRLDQQATTQYRLFFRLYTTIVLVLVPALVTGFVYSALLIHVWRHNAVFSANIRSTKGSTRLNHWKIAKVLLAVYVGYMCCYVPYLIFNLSRVFGYTLPELLQNVFIMLPYGNSCMNPIFYLLLSDSFRRNVRKLFCFKMVPAEPTISITT; the protein is encoded by the exons ATGGTTAACGATACTGAGCCGATTCTCGCTTCGGAAATGACTGATGTCTATTGGGGGCCAACCCCCACATCCAAGGAGGGGGTAATTCCCGCTCTTCATCGTTTCTCTACACAAAGTCTGGTGGAGATAACAGTCCTCACTTTCGTGGTCATGTTCGGTACTGTCGGAAATACGCTCGTAATCTTGGTTTACTCCCAGAAGAAACAGCGTCAAAGCAGCGCATCTCTGTACATGCTCAACTTGGCAATCG CCGATCTGATCACTGTCATTCTGGTCGTTGGGGCTCAAATTAGCGAATATACGCCTCAAACCTGGCCTTACTTATGGCGCATTGACCTTCAGTGTATACTGCACCGCTTTGGGCGGTTTTTGGTTACGGATGTTACAGTGTACATTATGGTCGCCATATCTGTGGATCGGTTCATCGCTGTTGTTCAGCCTCTGAAGTATAAAACCAAATGCACCGCTCAAAGAACCAAGTACCTGCTGATGTTCATCTGGTTGGTCTGCTGCGGTCTTGCCTTCCCAGCTGCTTTCAAATTTACG ACAAAATACATGCATTCTGCGGGACCAAATGCAGACACCAGTGGGGATGCGTGTCGCTTGGACCAACAAGCGACAACACAATATAGATTATTCTTCCGGCTCTATACCACTATCGTACTAGTTCTTGTTCCTGCTCTGGTAACCGGTTTCGTCTATTCTGCGTTACTAATACACGTCTGGCGTCACAACGCAGTGTTTTCCGCAAATATCCGATCGACTAAGGGCTCTACAAGGCTCAATCACTGGAAGATAGCCAAGGTTTTGCTGGCAGTTTATGTGGGATACATGTGCTGCTATGTCCCTTACCTTATTTTCAATTTGTCGAGAGTTTTCGGTTATACACTTCCCGAATTACTTCAAAATGTCTTTATTATGTTACCATATGGCAATTCTTGCATGAATCCAATTTTTTATCTATTACTGAGCGATAGTTTCCGTCGCAACGTTCGCAAATTGTTCTGTTTTAAGATGGTCCCCGCTGAACCTACAATTAGCATAACGACGTAA